A single Actinomadura algeriensis DNA region contains:
- the purL gene encoding phosphoribosylformylglycinamidine synthase subunit PurL, whose translation MKDDEYRRVREILGRRPTSAELAIYSVMWSEHCSYKSSKVHLRQFGEKAPQTDALLVGMGENAGVVDVGKGWAVTFKVESHNHPSYVEPYQGAATGVGGIVRDIMSMGARPIAVMDSLRFGPADAPDTQRVLPGVVAGVGGYGNSLGLPNIGGETVFDSCYAQNPLVNALCVGVMKHDDIQRAIAPGPGNKVILFGAGTGPDGIGGASVLASATFDDESQQKRPSVQVGDPFMEKLLIECCLELFREDLVVGVQDLGAAGVSCATTELAAAGTGGMDVELDAVPLRDATLRPEEILMSESQERMMAVVTPANVDRFMEICARWEIPATVIGTVTDTGRLVMRWQGETIVDIPPGTAADEGPVYRRPLAPPHDLGALQADTPGRLTRPSTGDEIRRTVLWLAGSPNLAGKTWVTSQYDRYVLGNTVLAMPENSGVVRIDDESGLGIALSLDGNGRYTRLDPYAGAQLALSEAYRNVASTGARPLAVTNCLNFGSPEDPGVMWQFQQAVTGLADACEYLGVPVTGGNVSFYNQTGSTPINPTPVIGVLGVHDDVRRRVNMSLTSDGATIALLGETREEFGGSEWAHVVYGHLGGLPPLVDLAAERALANVLQQAVRDGLLTTVHDLSDGGLSQALVESCLRGGLGARITLHGDPFVQLFSESVARAMVAIVPGAESKVAALCEAHGVPVSQLGVAGGDALTVTTAGAADELFGIPLHELRESHERMLPSYAD comes from the coding sequence ATGAAGGACGACGAGTACCGGCGGGTCCGCGAGATCCTCGGCCGCCGCCCCACCTCGGCCGAGCTGGCGATCTACTCCGTCATGTGGAGCGAGCACTGCTCCTACAAGAGCTCGAAGGTGCACCTGCGCCAGTTCGGCGAGAAGGCGCCGCAGACGGACGCGCTGCTCGTCGGGATGGGCGAGAACGCGGGCGTCGTGGACGTCGGCAAGGGCTGGGCGGTCACGTTCAAGGTCGAGTCGCACAACCACCCGTCCTACGTGGAGCCGTACCAGGGCGCCGCGACGGGCGTCGGCGGGATCGTCCGCGACATCATGTCGATGGGCGCCCGGCCGATCGCGGTGATGGACTCGCTGCGGTTCGGCCCGGCGGACGCGCCCGACACGCAGCGGGTGCTGCCCGGCGTGGTCGCGGGCGTCGGCGGGTACGGCAACTCGCTCGGCCTGCCCAACATCGGCGGCGAGACCGTCTTCGACTCCTGCTACGCGCAGAACCCGCTGGTCAACGCGCTCTGCGTGGGCGTGATGAAGCACGACGACATCCAGCGCGCGATCGCGCCCGGCCCGGGCAACAAGGTGATCCTGTTCGGGGCCGGGACGGGCCCGGACGGCATCGGCGGCGCGTCCGTCCTCGCCTCGGCGACGTTCGACGACGAGTCGCAGCAGAAGCGGCCGTCGGTGCAGGTCGGCGACCCGTTCATGGAGAAGCTCCTGATCGAGTGCTGCCTGGAGCTGTTCCGCGAGGACCTCGTGGTCGGCGTGCAGGACCTCGGCGCCGCCGGGGTCTCGTGCGCGACGACCGAGCTGGCGGCCGCCGGCACCGGCGGCATGGACGTCGAGCTCGACGCCGTCCCGCTGCGCGACGCGACGCTGCGCCCTGAGGAGATCCTCATGAGCGAGTCGCAGGAGCGCATGATGGCGGTCGTCACGCCCGCCAACGTCGACCGGTTCATGGAGATCTGCGCCCGCTGGGAGATCCCCGCGACGGTGATCGGCACGGTCACCGACACGGGCCGGCTGGTGATGCGCTGGCAGGGCGAGACGATCGTCGACATCCCGCCGGGCACCGCCGCCGACGAGGGCCCCGTCTACCGGCGCCCGCTGGCGCCCCCGCACGACCTCGGGGCGCTGCAGGCGGACACGCCGGGACGGCTGACGCGCCCGTCCACGGGCGACGAGATCCGCCGGACCGTCCTGTGGCTGGCCGGGTCGCCGAACCTGGCCGGCAAGACGTGGGTGACGTCCCAGTACGACCGGTACGTCCTCGGTAACACGGTCCTGGCGATGCCGGAGAACTCCGGCGTGGTCCGCATCGACGACGAGTCGGGGCTGGGCATCGCGCTGTCGCTGGACGGCAACGGCCGCTACACGCGCCTCGACCCGTACGCGGGCGCACAGCTCGCGCTGTCGGAGGCGTACCGGAACGTGGCGTCGACCGGCGCCCGTCCGCTGGCCGTCACCAACTGCCTCAACTTCGGCTCCCCGGAGGACCCGGGCGTCATGTGGCAGTTCCAGCAGGCCGTGACCGGCCTCGCCGACGCCTGCGAGTACCTCGGCGTGCCCGTCACCGGCGGCAACGTCAGCTTCTACAACCAGACCGGCTCGACGCCGATCAACCCGACCCCGGTCATCGGCGTGCTGGGCGTCCACGACGACGTCCGGCGCCGGGTGAACATGTCGCTGACGTCGGACGGCGCGACGATCGCGCTGCTCGGCGAGACGCGCGAGGAGTTCGGCGGGTCGGAGTGGGCGCACGTCGTCTACGGGCACCTGGGCGGGCTGCCGCCGCTGGTCGACCTGGCGGCGGAGCGGGCGCTCGCGAACGTCCTGCAGCAGGCCGTCCGGGACGGGCTGCTGACGACGGTGCACGACCTGTCGGACGGCGGCCTGTCGCAGGCGCTCGTCGAGTCGTGCCTGCGCGGTGGCCTCGGCGCCCGGATCACCCTGCACGGCGACCCGTTCGTCCAGCTGTTCAGCGAGTCGGTGGCGCGGGCGATGGTCGCGATCGTGCCGGGCGCGGAGTCGAAGGTCGCGGCGCTGTGCGAGGCGCACGGCGTCCCGGTCTCCCAGCTCGGCGTGGCGGGCGGCGACGCGCTCACCGTGACGACCGCCGGTGCCGCGGACGAGCTGTTCGGCATCCCGCTGCACGAGCTGCGCGAGTCGCACGAGCGGATGCTCCCGAGCTACGCCGACTGA
- the purQ gene encoding phosphoribosylformylglycinamidine synthase subunit PurQ has translation MDAARVGVITFPGSLDDKDAARAVRLAGAEPVALWHGDHDLQGVDAVVLPGGFSYGDYLRAGAIARFAPLMTELVAAANAGLPVLGICNGFQVLCESHLLPGALLPNAGLHFVCRDQRLRLENTGTAWTSEYREGQELVIPIKNADGRYTADRETLNELAETGRVVARYVDLNPNGSLDDIAGITNEAGNVVGLMPHPEHAVESLTGPSTDGLGFFTSIVKRLVNA, from the coding sequence ATGGACGCTGCCCGGGTTGGGGTCATCACCTTCCCTGGTTCCCTTGACGACAAAGACGCAGCACGAGCGGTCCGGCTCGCGGGAGCCGAGCCGGTCGCCCTGTGGCACGGCGACCACGACCTGCAAGGGGTCGACGCCGTCGTGCTGCCCGGCGGGTTCTCCTACGGGGACTACCTGCGTGCCGGGGCGATCGCCCGTTTCGCGCCGCTGATGACCGAACTGGTCGCGGCGGCGAACGCGGGCCTGCCCGTGCTCGGCATCTGCAACGGCTTCCAGGTGCTCTGCGAGTCGCACCTGCTGCCCGGCGCGCTGCTGCCGAACGCGGGGCTGCACTTCGTGTGCCGTGACCAGCGGCTGCGGCTCGAGAACACCGGAACCGCGTGGACGAGCGAGTACCGCGAGGGCCAGGAACTCGTCATCCCGATCAAGAACGCCGACGGCCGGTACACCGCCGACCGGGAGACGCTGAACGAGCTGGCCGAAACCGGCCGCGTCGTCGCCCGGTACGTCGACCTGAACCCCAACGGCTCCCTCGACGACATCGCCGGGATCACCAACGAGGCCGGCAACGTGGTGGGGCTCATGCCGCACCCCGAACACGCCGTGGAGTCCCTGACCGGCCCGTCCACCGACGGGCTCGGCTTCTTCACCTCGATCGTCAAGAGACTGGTCAACGCATGA
- a CDS encoding ATP-binding protein: MDVTFTLALPREAPTVPLIRRLIGDALRGLGAADDCVDDILVAASEACTNVIRHTRASGDYRVAARVDESVCELEITDRGRGPRPAPADRGVLSETGRGIKIMRALVDDLAIDHVPERGTVVHMRKRLTWRDGALVHRPDARLITSAG, encoded by the coding sequence GTGGATGTGACGTTCACCCTCGCGCTGCCCCGCGAGGCGCCGACCGTCCCGCTGATCCGGCGGCTGATCGGCGACGCGCTGCGCGGCCTGGGAGCCGCCGACGACTGCGTCGACGACATCCTCGTCGCCGCCTCGGAGGCCTGCACGAACGTGATCCGGCACACCCGCGCGTCCGGTGACTACCGGGTCGCCGCGCGGGTCGACGAGTCCGTCTGCGAGCTGGAGATCACCGACCGCGGGCGCGGCCCGCGACCGGCGCCCGCCGACCGGGGGGTTTTGAGCGAAACCGGGCGCGGGATTAAGATCATGCGCGCGTTGGTGGACGACCTCGCCATCGACCACGTGCCCGAACGGGGCACCGTCGTCCACATGCGAAAGCGGCTGACCTGGCGAGACGGGGCGCTGGTTCACCGCCCGGACGCACGGCTCATCACCAGCGCCGGGTAG
- the purS gene encoding phosphoribosylformylglycinamidine synthase subunit PurS, whose product MARVVVDVMLKPEILDPQGQAIARKLPQLGFEGVVAVRQGKRFEVELEGEADEAALERVREIAGTLLANPVIENFEVRVL is encoded by the coding sequence GTGGCGCGTGTCGTCGTCGACGTCATGCTCAAGCCGGAGATCCTCGACCCGCAGGGGCAGGCGATCGCCCGGAAGCTGCCGCAGCTCGGCTTCGAGGGCGTCGTCGCCGTCCGCCAGGGCAAGCGGTTCGAGGTCGAGCTCGAGGGCGAGGCCGACGAGGCGGCGCTGGAGCGCGTCCGCGAGATCGCCGGGACGCTGCTCGCGAACCCGGTGATCGAGAACTTCGAGGTCCGGGTCCTCTGA
- the pdhA gene encoding pyruvate dehydrogenase (acetyl-transferring) E1 component subunit alpha produces MTIDSVRGAPATAATAEPEPVQLLTPEGERVEHPDYPLELTADDIRALYRDLVITRRIDLEAVALTRQGELGLWASLLGQEAAQIGSGRALTDHDMVFPTYREHGVAWCRDVNPLNLLGLFRGVNHGGWDPAEHGFHLYTVVIGSQTLHATGYAMGIQRDGVLGSPSAGAAIAYFGDGATSQGDVNEAFVFASVFNAPIVFFCQNNQWAISEPLEKQSRIPLYKRAQGYGFPGVRVDGNDVFACLAVTRKAMEAARTGQGPMLIEAYTYRMGAHTTTDDPTRYRMKAEEESWKLKDPIERVKAYLTRGDLADAAFFDGVEDEAKAIAADLRKGCLAMPDPEPLSMFEHVYADRHPLMTEEQEQFAAYLASFEEEVAS; encoded by the coding sequence ATGACGATCGACTCCGTGCGAGGCGCGCCGGCCACCGCCGCGACCGCCGAGCCAGAGCCCGTCCAGCTGCTCACCCCCGAGGGCGAGCGCGTCGAGCACCCCGACTACCCCCTGGAGCTGACCGCGGACGACATCCGCGCGCTCTACCGCGACCTGGTGATCACCCGGCGCATCGACCTGGAGGCCGTGGCGCTGACCCGGCAGGGCGAGCTCGGCCTGTGGGCGTCGCTGCTCGGGCAGGAGGCGGCGCAGATCGGCTCCGGCCGCGCCCTCACCGACCACGACATGGTGTTCCCGACGTACCGGGAGCACGGCGTCGCGTGGTGCCGCGACGTGAACCCGCTCAACCTCCTCGGCCTCTTCCGCGGCGTCAACCACGGCGGCTGGGACCCTGCCGAGCACGGCTTCCACCTGTACACGGTCGTGATCGGCAGCCAGACGCTGCACGCGACCGGCTACGCGATGGGGATCCAGCGGGACGGCGTCCTCGGCTCGCCGTCGGCGGGCGCGGCGATCGCCTACTTCGGCGACGGCGCCACCTCGCAGGGGGACGTGAACGAGGCGTTCGTGTTCGCGTCGGTGTTCAACGCCCCGATCGTGTTCTTCTGCCAGAACAACCAGTGGGCCATCTCCGAGCCGCTGGAGAAGCAGTCCCGCATCCCCCTCTACAAGCGCGCACAGGGATATGGGTTCCCGGGTGTCCGCGTGGACGGCAACGACGTCTTCGCTTGCCTCGCGGTCACGCGCAAGGCGATGGAGGCCGCCCGCACCGGGCAGGGCCCCATGCTCATCGAGGCGTACACGTACCGGATGGGCGCCCACACCACCACGGACGACCCGACCCGCTACCGGATGAAGGCCGAAGAGGAGTCCTGGAAGCTCAAGGACCCGATCGAGCGCGTCAAGGCGTACCTGACGCGCGGTGACCTCGCGGACGCCGCGTTCTTCGACGGCGTCGAGGACGAGGCGAAGGCCATCGCCGCCGACCTGCGCAAGGGCTGCCTGGCCATGCCCGACCCGGAGCCGCTGTCGATGTTCGAGCACGTGTACGCCGACCGGCACCCCCTGATGACCGAGGAGCAGGAGCAGTTCGCCGCCTACCTGGCGTCGTTCGAGGAAGAGGTCGCCTCATGA
- a CDS encoding alpha-ketoacid dehydrogenase subunit beta: MTAETLTLGKAINTGLRKAMENDPKVLVMGEDVGKLGGVFRITDGLQKDFGEERVIDTPLAESGIVGTAIGLALRGYRPVVEIQFDGFVFPAADQIITQLAKMRMRSLGALELPVVIRIPCGGGIGAVEHHSESPEAYFTHTAGLRVVACSNPADAFTMIQQSIASPDPVVFFEPKRRYWDKADVDVDSSDWTAFDAARVVRPGDHATVLAYGPSVKTCLEAAAAAAEDGRSLEVIDLRSLNPLDMDAVAASVDRTGRCVVVHEAPVFNGYGAELAARVTERCFYRLEAPVLRVGGFSTPYPPSRLEDHYLPDLDRILDAVDRTFAW; this comes from the coding sequence ATGACCGCCGAGACCCTGACGCTGGGCAAGGCCATCAACACCGGCCTGCGCAAGGCCATGGAGAACGACCCGAAGGTCCTCGTCATGGGCGAGGACGTCGGGAAGCTCGGCGGCGTGTTCCGCATCACGGACGGCCTGCAGAAGGACTTCGGCGAGGAGCGGGTCATCGACACGCCGCTCGCCGAGTCGGGCATCGTCGGCACCGCGATCGGCCTCGCCCTGCGCGGCTACCGTCCGGTCGTCGAGATCCAGTTCGACGGGTTCGTGTTCCCGGCCGCCGACCAGATCATCACGCAGCTCGCGAAGATGCGGATGCGCTCCCTCGGCGCGCTCGAACTCCCGGTCGTCATCCGCATCCCGTGCGGGGGCGGCATCGGCGCGGTCGAGCACCACTCCGAGTCCCCCGAGGCGTACTTCACGCACACCGCCGGGCTCCGCGTCGTCGCGTGCTCGAACCCGGCGGACGCGTTCACGATGATCCAGCAGTCGATCGCGTCCCCCGACCCGGTGGTCTTCTTCGAGCCGAAGCGCCGGTACTGGGACAAGGCGGACGTCGACGTCGATTCCTCGGACTGGACCGCGTTCGACGCGGCGCGCGTCGTCCGTCCGGGCGACCACGCGACCGTGCTGGCGTACGGGCCGTCCGTCAAGACGTGCCTCGAGGCCGCCGCGGCCGCCGCCGAGGACGGCCGCTCCCTCGAAGTGATCGACCTGCGGTCGCTGAACCCCCTCGACATGGACGCGGTCGCCGCGTCCGTCGACCGGACGGGACGCTGCGTCGTCGTCCACGAGGCGCCCGTCTTCAACGGCTACGGCGCCGAACTGGCCGCGCGCGTCACCGAGCGGTGCTTCTACCGGCTCGAAGCGCCCGTGCTGCGCGTCGGCGGGTTCTCCACGCCGTACCCGCCGTCCCGCCTCGAAGACCACTACCTGCCCGACCTCGACCGCATCCTCGACGCGGTCGACCGGACCTTCGCGTGGTGA
- a CDS encoding dihydrolipoamide acetyltransferase family protein, with product MTEPQLFKLPDVGEGLTEAEIVKWHVQPGDTVEINQTIVEIETAKAIVELPCPFEGVVAELLVTEGETVDVGTPIIAVGAATDSQQGGAVATPVSEPPAQAAALSEAEAVPTADEPGMTSPGKPKRTPVLVGYGVKEGSTRRRPRKTNGATPTPAPARPQPVENRTLAKPPVRKMAKDLGVDLSTITGSGPNGSITRDDVRAATSPPATSPATGPREERVPVKGVRKATAAAMTTSAFTAPHVTEFLQVDVTRTMEAVKRIRELPEFADVKVSPLLLVARALLTAVARHPMVNATWAGEEIVVKRYVNLGIAAATERGLIVPKIKDAQDLDLPSLARALNDLAAKARAGKASPADLSDGTITITNVGVFGVDTGTPIITPGEAAILAFGQVRDMPWVHEGELAIRKVTTLSLSFDHRMVDGELGSRVLRDVGDMLEDPLRMLAWS from the coding sequence GTGACCGAACCGCAGCTGTTCAAGCTTCCGGACGTCGGCGAGGGCCTCACCGAGGCCGAGATCGTCAAGTGGCACGTCCAGCCCGGCGACACCGTCGAGATCAACCAGACGATCGTCGAGATCGAGACCGCGAAGGCCATCGTCGAACTCCCCTGCCCCTTCGAGGGCGTCGTCGCCGAACTCCTCGTCACCGAGGGCGAGACCGTCGACGTCGGCACCCCGATCATCGCCGTGGGCGCGGCCACCGATTCACAACAGGGCGGCGCCGTCGCGACCCCGGTGTCCGAACCGCCCGCGCAGGCGGCGGCGCTCAGCGAGGCCGAGGCCGTCCCGACGGCGGACGAACCGGGCATGACGTCGCCCGGCAAGCCGAAGCGCACGCCCGTCCTCGTGGGCTACGGGGTCAAGGAGGGCTCGACCCGCCGCCGCCCCCGCAAGACGAACGGCGCGACGCCGACGCCCGCGCCCGCTCGTCCACAGCCTGTGGAAAACCGCACGCTGGCCAAGCCGCCGGTCCGCAAGATGGCCAAGGACCTCGGCGTCGACCTCTCCACGATCACCGGCTCGGGCCCGAACGGCTCGATCACCCGCGACGACGTCCGCGCGGCCACCTCGCCCCCCGCGACGTCCCCGGCCACCGGCCCGCGCGAGGAGCGGGTCCCGGTCAAGGGCGTCCGCAAGGCAACGGCCGCCGCAATGACCACCTCCGCCTTCACCGCACCCCACGTGACCGAGTTCCTCCAGGTGGACGTCACACGCACCATGGAGGCGGTAAAGCGCATCCGCGAACTCCCCGAGTTCGCGGACGTAAAAGTGTCGCCCCTTCTCCTGGTAGCGCGCGCGCTGCTCACCGCCGTAGCACGCCACCCGATGGTGAACGCGACGTGGGCCGGCGAGGAGATCGTCGTCAAGCGCTACGTGAACCTCGGCATCGCGGCCGCCACCGAGCGCGGCCTCATCGTGCCGAAGATCAAGGACGCGCAAGACCTCGACCTCCCCTCCCTGGCGCGCGCGCTGAACGACCTCGCCGCGAAGGCACGCGCGGGCAAGGCGTCCCCGGCGGACCTCTCGGACGGGACGATCACCATCACGAACGTCGGCGTGTTCGGCGTCGACACCGGCACCCCGATCATCACCCCCGGCGAGGCCGCGATCCTGGCCTTCGGCCAGGTCCGCGACATGCCCTGGGTCCACGAGGGCGAACTGGCGATCCGCAAGGTCACCACCCTCTCCCTCTCCTTCGACCACCGCATGGTCGACGGCGAACTGGGCTCCCGAGTCCTCCGCGACGTCGGCGACATGCTCGAAGACCCCCTCCGCATGCTCGCCTGGAGCTGA
- a CDS encoding DUF397 domain-containing protein, whose translation MRNLPMAPSDVRSYALDGVAWRKSTRSQGQGADCVELARVAGVVGVRDSKDPEGPVLAVAPSVARVVAARIKRGQYDL comes from the coding sequence ATGCGCAACCTCCCGATGGCGCCGTCCGATGTTCGGTCCTACGCGCTGGACGGCGTGGCCTGGCGGAAGTCCACGCGGAGCCAGGGGCAGGGTGCCGATTGCGTGGAGCTGGCCCGTGTCGCCGGTGTTGTGGGCGTCCGCGACTCCAAGGATCCTGAGGGGCCGGTGCTTGCCGTCGCGCCGTCGGTGGCGCGGGTGGTCGCGGCGCGGATCAAGCGGGGACAGTACGACCTCTGA
- a CDS encoding helix-turn-helix domain-containing protein gives MSAVPERRSPSIRRRRLSRELRKLRVEAGQTAEEVWRALEWSQGKLSRIEQNDWRRPDPRDVRDMLDHYGVADEAKREALIGLARESRIRGWWETSEFAGLFQHSLVGFEQEATRIYSYQPLVIPGLLQTPAYARAIVRSSLVHDPAEIQRRVDFRMHRQEILKHPSPPLFWAIIDEAALRRPFGTVGEREEQIQRLIDTGNSDHITVQIVPFDAGLHAGLTFSFAIMDYEDDPSIAYIELESNALYLEKPDDLRAHTLRFQHLQSTALNKDATTRWLGELLNSLK, from the coding sequence ATGTCCGCCGTGCCCGAGCGCCGCAGCCCCAGCATTCGTCGACGGCGCCTCTCACGTGAGCTGCGCAAACTCCGTGTTGAGGCTGGCCAGACGGCCGAGGAGGTGTGGCGTGCGCTGGAGTGGTCACAGGGCAAGCTGAGCCGGATCGAGCAGAACGACTGGAGACGACCGGATCCGCGGGACGTCCGGGACATGCTCGACCACTACGGCGTCGCCGACGAGGCCAAACGCGAGGCGCTCATCGGCCTGGCGCGTGAATCGCGCATTCGTGGCTGGTGGGAGACCTCTGAGTTCGCCGGTCTGTTCCAACACAGCTTGGTCGGCTTCGAGCAGGAGGCAACCAGGATCTACAGCTATCAGCCGTTGGTGATCCCGGGCCTTCTGCAGACTCCTGCCTACGCTCGCGCGATCGTTCGGAGTTCCCTGGTGCATGACCCCGCCGAAATACAGCGGCGGGTCGACTTCCGGATGCATCGGCAGGAGATTCTCAAGCACCCCAGCCCGCCGCTGTTCTGGGCGATCATCGACGAGGCGGCCCTGCGACGGCCCTTCGGGACTGTGGGTGAACGGGAAGAACAGATCCAACGCCTCATCGACACCGGAAATTCGGACCACATCACCGTCCAGATCGTCCCCTTCGATGCCGGACTGCACGCCGGGCTGACCTTCAGCTTCGCGATCATGGACTACGAGGACGACCCCTCGATCGCTTACATCGAACTTGAGAGCAATGCCCTGTATCTGGAAAAGCCGGACGATCTCCGGGCGCATACGCTGAGATTTCAGCATCTCCAGTCGACTGCGCTCAACAAAGACGCCACCACCCGGTGGCTCGGTGAGCTGCTCAATTCATTGAAGTGA
- a CDS encoding NmrA/HSCARG family protein, with the protein METFTMSKITVIGATGRQGGAVADLLLKHGHEVVAYVRSQESPAAEALSARGARLATGDLADPDALQRACTGADAVFGLSVPFGDGGKDEEVAQGRLLVDTAARLDVHLVYSSVRGADRLVGSGVDHADSKQLIEAYLREQPVRATVLGPVYFMENALNLGFSRLGDGTLACPLTPGKPLDQVSVLDIAGMAVHAIENPDALIGERVDIASDRVTGQEAARILSEVLGREIPYQQMPLDMVRQWAGEEVATMFENFENNTDFLDTEALHARYPAVHWHSYAEWAKTVDWDRILAG; encoded by the coding sequence GTGGAGACGTTCACCATGAGCAAGATCACCGTCATCGGCGCCACCGGCAGGCAGGGCGGCGCGGTCGCCGACCTGCTTCTGAAGCACGGCCACGAGGTGGTGGCGTACGTGCGCTCGCAGGAGTCTCCGGCCGCGGAGGCGCTGTCGGCACGGGGAGCGCGGCTCGCCACCGGAGACCTGGCCGACCCGGACGCGCTCCAGCGGGCCTGCACGGGTGCCGACGCGGTCTTCGGCCTGTCGGTGCCGTTCGGCGACGGCGGCAAGGACGAGGAGGTCGCGCAGGGCCGCCTGCTCGTCGACACCGCCGCCCGCCTCGACGTTCATCTGGTGTACTCCTCGGTGAGAGGCGCCGACCGGCTGGTCGGCAGCGGCGTCGACCACGCCGACAGCAAGCAGCTCATCGAGGCGTACCTGCGCGAGCAGCCGGTCCGCGCGACGGTGCTCGGCCCGGTGTACTTCATGGAGAACGCGCTCAACCTCGGCTTCAGCCGGCTCGGCGACGGCACGCTCGCCTGCCCGCTGACGCCCGGTAAGCCGCTCGACCAGGTGAGCGTCCTCGACATCGCCGGTATGGCCGTGCACGCCATCGAGAATCCGGACGCGCTCATCGGCGAGCGGGTCGACATCGCGTCCGATCGCGTCACCGGGCAGGAGGCGGCCCGGATTCTGAGCGAGGTGCTCGGCCGGGAAATCCCCTACCAGCAGATGCCGCTGGACATGGTGCGGCAGTGGGCCGGTGAGGAAGTGGCCACGATGTTCGAGAACTTCGAGAACAACACCGATTTCCTCGACACCGAAGCCCTGCACGCCCGCTACCCCGCCGTGCACTGGCACAGCTACGCCGAATGGGCCAAGACGGTGGACTGGGACCGGATCCTCGCCGGTTAG
- a CDS encoding SDR family oxidoreductase: MDDRAGAARERLCLVTGASGYIGGRLVPELLDAGHRVRCMVRSARRLRDHPWAGRVEIVEADATDPESTRRALAGTDVAYYLIHALGGGGGFAETDRRAARTFAGAAREAGVGRLVYLGGMDPEEELSPHLRSRAEVGRIMLDGGVPAVWLRAAVIIGSGSASFEMLRYLTERLPVMVTPRWVHTLIQPIAIRDVLHYLVASADLPAEVNRGFDIGGPDVLTYAGMMRRYAAVAGLRRRQVVPVPVLSPWLSSLWVGAITPVPGGLARPLVESLRNEVVCAENDIAGYIAPPPGGPTGFDRSVELALRRIREADVATRWSSASVPGAPSDPLPTDPDWAGGSLYTDERTVRAAAPPGRLWEIVEGIGGDRGWYSFPLAWRARGLIDRLVGGVGLRRGRRDPRRLRIGETVDFWRVEEIEPERLLRLRAEMRLPGLAWLELRVHGDDGGAVLTQRALFHPRGLAGHAYWWAFRPFHDRIFGRMSRGIARAAEGVPDGRR, translated from the coding sequence ATGGACGATCGTGCGGGTGCCGCGCGCGAGCGGCTGTGCCTGGTGACGGGGGCGAGCGGGTACATCGGGGGGCGGCTGGTGCCCGAGCTGCTGGACGCCGGGCACCGGGTGCGGTGCATGGTCCGGTCGGCCCGCCGGTTGCGCGACCACCCGTGGGCCGGGCGGGTCGAGATCGTCGAGGCGGACGCCACGGACCCGGAGTCGACCCGGCGGGCCCTGGCCGGGACGGACGTCGCGTACTACCTGATCCACGCGCTCGGCGGTGGCGGCGGCTTCGCCGAGACCGACCGGCGGGCCGCCCGGACGTTCGCCGGCGCGGCCCGGGAGGCGGGGGTCGGGCGCCTGGTGTACCTCGGCGGCATGGACCCCGAGGAGGAGCTGTCGCCGCACCTGCGGTCGCGCGCCGAGGTCGGGCGGATCATGCTGGACGGCGGCGTCCCGGCGGTGTGGCTGCGCGCGGCGGTGATCATCGGTTCGGGGTCGGCGTCGTTCGAGATGCTGCGCTACCTGACCGAGCGGCTGCCGGTGATGGTCACGCCGCGCTGGGTGCACACGCTCATCCAGCCGATCGCGATCCGGGACGTCCTGCACTACCTGGTGGCGTCCGCGGACCTGCCCGCCGAAGTGAACCGGGGCTTCGACATCGGCGGTCCGGACGTCCTCACCTACGCGGGCATGATGCGCCGGTACGCGGCGGTGGCGGGGCTCCGGCGGCGGCAGGTGGTACCGGTGCCGGTGCTGAGCCCGTGGCTGTCGAGCCTGTGGGTGGGGGCGATCACGCCGGTGCCCGGCGGGCTGGCGCGTCCGCTGGTGGAGTCGCTGCGCAACGAGGTCGTGTGCGCCGAGAACGACATCGCCGGGTACATCGCGCCGCCGCCGGGCGGGCCGACCGGCTTCGACCGGTCGGTGGAGCTGGCGCTGCGCCGGATCCGGGAGGCGGACGTCGCGACGCGCTGGTCGTCGGCGAGCGTGCCCGGCGCGCCCAGCGACCCGCTGCCGACGGACCCGGACTGGGCGGGCGGCAGCCTCTACACCGACGAACGGACGGTCCGGGCCGCCGCGCCGCCGGGGCGGCTGTGGGAGATCGTCGAGGGCATCGGCGGGGACCGCGGCTGGTACTCGTTCCCGCTCGCCTGGCGGGCGCGGGGGCTCATCGACCGGCTGGTCGGGGGCGTGGGGCTGCGGCGCGGCCGCCGGGACCCGCGGCGGCTGCGCATCGGCGAGACGGTGGACTTCTGGCGGGTGGAGGAGATCGAGCCGGAGCGGCTGCTGCGGCTGCGCGCCGAGATGCGGCTGCCCGGCCTCGCGTGGCTGGAGCTGAGGGTGCACGGGGACGACGGCGGCGCCGTCCTGACACAGCGGGCGCTGTTCCACCCGCGCGGGCTGGCCGGTCACGCGTACTGGTGGGCGTTCCGGCCGTTCCACGACCGGATCTTCGGCCGCATGTCGCGCGGTATCGCGCGTGCCGCCGAGGGCGTGCCGGACGGGCGGCGCTGA